One stretch of Halalkalicoccus sp. NIPERK01 DNA includes these proteins:
- a CDS encoding iron-sulfur cluster assembly scaffold protein, with amino-acid sequence MSMGSDMYREQILDHYKNPRNYGELEDPTFSHVGENPMCGDEISVDVVLEGDGETIEYVAFSGDGCAISQASASLLTQKLPGMSLDELAEMDRDDVTEMLGIEISPMRIKCAVLAEKVAQDGAEIYRGETEIEKTTTED; translated from the coding sequence ATGAGCATGGGATCGGACATGTACCGCGAGCAGATCCTCGATCACTACAAGAACCCCCGGAACTACGGCGAACTCGAGGATCCCACCTTCTCGCACGTCGGCGAGAACCCGATGTGCGGCGACGAGATCTCGGTCGACGTCGTCCTCGAAGGGGACGGCGAGACCATCGAGTACGTCGCCTTCTCGGGCGACGGCTGTGCGATCAGCCAGGCCAGCGCGAGCCTCCTCACCCAGAAACTGCCCGGCATGAGCCTCGACGAACTCGCGGAGATGGACCGCGACGACGTCACCGAGATGCTCGGCATCGAGATCAGTCCGATGCGGATCAAGTGCGCGGTGCTCGCCGAGAAGGTCGCCCAGGACGGCGCGGAGATCTATCGGGGGGAAACCGAGATCGAGAAGACCACGACCGAGGACTGA
- the radA gene encoding DNA repair and recombination protein RadA, with product MAAESDLEDLPGVGPATAEKLLDNGYDSYTSLAVASPAELSNTADVGESSAADIIRAARKAADVGGFETGSAVLERRERIGKLSWLIPEVDEMLGGGVETQSITEVYGEFGAGKSQVTHQLAVNVQLPREQGGLEGSAIFIDSEDTFRPERIDDMVRGLDDDVLEAMLADREIEGDAGDEAALDALVQDVLDKIHVAKAFNSNHQMLLAEKAKELVADNEESEWPVRLVCVDSLTAHFRAEYVGRGQLAERQQKLNKHLHDLSRIADLYNTAILVTNQVASNPDSFFGDPTQPIGGNILGHKSTFRMYLRKSKGNKRIVRLVDAPNLPDGESVMRVEGAGLKPE from the coding sequence ATGGCAGCAGAGTCAGATCTCGAAGACCTCCCCGGCGTCGGCCCCGCGACAGCGGAGAAACTCCTCGACAACGGCTACGACTCCTACACGAGCCTCGCGGTCGCGAGCCCCGCGGAGCTATCGAACACGGCGGACGTCGGCGAGTCGAGCGCCGCCGACATCATCCGCGCAGCCAGAAAAGCCGCCGACGTCGGCGGGTTCGAGACCGGTTCGGCGGTGCTCGAACGCCGCGAGCGGATCGGCAAGCTCTCGTGGCTGATCCCCGAGGTCGACGAGATGCTCGGCGGCGGCGTCGAGACCCAGTCGATCACCGAGGTCTACGGCGAGTTCGGGGCCGGAAAATCACAGGTCACCCACCAGCTCGCGGTCAACGTCCAGCTCCCCCGCGAGCAGGGCGGACTCGAGGGGAGTGCGATCTTCATCGATTCGGAGGACACCTTCCGGCCCGAGCGGATCGACGACATGGTCCGCGGACTCGACGACGACGTCCTCGAAGCGATGCTCGCAGACCGCGAGATCGAAGGGGACGCGGGGGACGAGGCCGCGCTCGACGCGCTCGTTCAGGACGTCCTCGACAAGATCCACGTCGCGAAGGCGTTCAACTCGAACCACCAGATGCTGCTCGCCGAGAAGGCGAAGGAGCTCGTCGCCGACAACGAGGAGAGCGAGTGGCCGGTTCGCCTCGTCTGTGTCGACTCGCTCACCGCGCACTTCCGTGCGGAGTACGTCGGGCGTGGCCAGCTCGCCGAACGCCAGCAGAAGCTCAACAAACACCTCCACGATCTCTCGCGGATCGCCGACCTCTACAACACCGCGATCCTCGTGACCAACCAGGTCGCCTCGAACCCCGATTCCTTTTTCGGCGACCCGACCCAGCCCATCGGCGGGAACATCCTCGGGCACAAGTCCACATTCCGGATGTACCTGCGCAAGTCGAAGGGCAATAAACGAATCGTTCGCCTCGTCGACGCGCCGAACCTCCCGGACGGCGAGTCGGTCATGCGCGTCGAGGGCGCGGGACTGAAGCCCGAGTAG
- a CDS encoding selenium-binding family protein yields MSDADRPTETHADHEHHAAEGPGYATPQAAIEESDPEEVAYVMGLYVGTDVDAPDFLAVVDVDPDSETYTEIVDRVEMPNRGDELHHFGWNACSSSCHVEGLERRHLVVPGQRSSRIHIVDTKERRNPEIVRVIEPEEVFEYDLSAPHTVHCIPDGQIVISMLGNADGELPGGFLELNEEFGIDGRWDPPGEIEMNYDYWYQPRHNVMVSSEWAAPETYYPGFDLEDVEAGKYGRKLHFWNWEEGYVEQTIDLGEEGQIPLEVRFLHSPEAAHGYVGAALSSNVFHFFEEGGEWHAEKVIDIESREHEGWDFPVPGLVTDLLISMDDRYLFFSNWLHGDVRMYDISDPANPRLADRIRAGGYFGDPAPVGDRELAGGPQMLQLSLDGERLYWTTSLFSSWDNQFFPEEGERGSVMLKADVDPRKGTMSLDEEFLVDFGDLPEGPARAHEIRWPDGDCTSDVWQ; encoded by the coding sequence ATGAGCGACGCAGACCGACCGACCGAGACGCACGCGGACCACGAGCACCACGCCGCCGAGGGACCGGGATACGCGACCCCCCAGGCCGCCATCGAGGAGAGCGACCCCGAGGAGGTCGCCTACGTGATGGGGCTGTACGTCGGAACGGATGTGGACGCGCCCGACTTCCTCGCGGTCGTCGACGTCGATCCCGACTCCGAGACCTACACCGAGATCGTCGATCGGGTCGAGATGCCCAACCGGGGCGACGAACTCCACCACTTCGGGTGGAACGCCTGCTCCTCGTCGTGCCACGTCGAGGGGTTGGAGCGACGCCACCTCGTGGTGCCCGGCCAGCGCTCCTCGCGGATCCATATCGTCGACACGAAAGAACGCCGGAACCCGGAGATAGTGCGGGTGATCGAACCCGAGGAGGTCTTCGAGTACGACCTCTCGGCGCCCCACACCGTCCACTGCATCCCCGACGGCCAGATCGTCATCAGCATGCTCGGGAACGCCGACGGGGAGCTGCCGGGGGGCTTTCTCGAACTCAACGAGGAGTTCGGGATCGACGGCCGGTGGGACCCGCCCGGCGAGATCGAGATGAACTACGACTACTGGTACCAGCCCCGCCACAACGTGATGGTCTCCTCGGAGTGGGCCGCACCCGAGACCTACTATCCGGGGTTCGACCTCGAGGACGTCGAGGCCGGCAAGTACGGGCGGAAACTGCACTTCTGGAACTGGGAGGAGGGGTACGTCGAGCAGACGATCGATCTCGGCGAGGAGGGACAGATCCCCCTGGAGGTACGCTTTTTGCACAGTCCCGAAGCCGCCCACGGCTACGTCGGCGCGGCGCTCTCCTCGAACGTGTTTCACTTCTTCGAAGAGGGCGGCGAGTGGCACGCCGAGAAGGTCATCGATATCGAGTCCCGCGAGCACGAGGGATGGGACTTTCCAGTCCCTGGTCTCGTCACCGATCTCCTGATCTCGATGGACGACCGCTACCTCTTCTTCTCGAACTGGCTCCACGGCGACGTGCGGATGTACGACATCTCCGACCCGGCCAACCCGCGGCTCGCGGACCGGATCCGCGCCGGCGGCTACTTCGGCGACCCCGCGCCGGTGGGGGACCGCGAACTCGCGGGCGGGCCACAGATGCTCCAACTCTCGCTCGACGGCGAGCGCCTCTACTGGACGACCTCGCTGTTTTCGAGTTGGGACAACCAGTTCTTCCCCGAGGAAGGCGAGCGCGGGTCGGTGATGCTGAAGGCCGACGTCGACCCCCGGAAGGGGACGATGAGCCTCGACGAGGAGTTCCTCGTCGACTTCGGGGACCTCCCCGAGGGGCCGGCGCGCGCCCACGAGATCCGCTGGCCCGACGGCGACTGCACCAGCGACGTCTGGCAGTGA
- a CDS encoding ATP-dependent DNA helicase yields the protein MQPARIESEFPAPSYRGNQREALSEIRRAFEAGNDVVLVRAPTGSGKSLLARAICGAARTPEEAEPKQATGAYYTTPQVSQLDDVATEPLLSDLQIIRGKGNYTCILPGEENTKVNRAPCVRERGYDCAVKHRCPYFSDRAIASNRAIAAMTLAYFMHTAGSEVFRRRDVCVIDEAHGLAEWAEMYATIDLGPRTVPMWDDLSVPEIDSLSRAARYADSLSQTCARRKDDLLAREKLTPDEAAERDRLQELVSELDWFVKDYRDPESPTTWAIDQAADRSLSIKPMNPERYLSHTVWERANRFALLSATILDKEAFCRGVGLDPDRVALVDVGHTFPVENRPLFDVAQGKMTYDERDETLPRIARVLVRIMAKHEDEKGIVHAHSYAIQERLADLLADFGVGDRVRTHDREDRDAALEAWKTSDGQDVFLAVKMEEALDLEGDLARWQVLCKAPYLNTNDSRVAHRLERGQWAWYHRAALRTVIQACGRVVRSPEDYGATYLADSSLLDLFERTRGEMPPWFDAQVQRMRSPDLPPFEASTGSRGDPPTRSRTDRTTRTATESTPSTRSNHPLSDVWGDG from the coding sequence GTGCAGCCCGCCCGCATCGAGAGCGAGTTCCCCGCGCCCTCCTACCGGGGCAACCAGCGCGAAGCCCTTTCCGAGATCCGACGCGCGTTCGAGGCCGGAAACGACGTGGTTCTCGTTCGCGCGCCGACGGGCAGCGGCAAGTCCCTGCTCGCGCGCGCGATCTGTGGGGCCGCGAGGACCCCCGAGGAGGCCGAACCCAAACAGGCGACCGGCGCGTACTACACCACTCCCCAAGTATCCCAACTCGACGACGTAGCCACGGAACCGCTCCTCTCCGATCTCCAGATCATCCGCGGGAAGGGCAACTACACGTGTATCCTGCCGGGCGAGGAGAACACGAAAGTGAACCGCGCACCCTGTGTGCGAGAACGGGGCTACGACTGTGCGGTCAAACACCGCTGTCCGTACTTCTCGGATCGGGCGATCGCCTCCAACCGCGCGATCGCGGCGATGACGCTGGCCTACTTCATGCACACCGCCGGCTCGGAGGTGTTTCGCCGGCGCGACGTCTGCGTGATCGACGAGGCCCACGGATTGGCGGAGTGGGCCGAGATGTACGCGACCATCGACCTCGGTCCCCGGACCGTCCCGATGTGGGACGACCTCTCGGTACCCGAGATCGACTCCCTCTCCCGTGCGGCCCGGTACGCCGACTCCCTCTCGCAGACGTGCGCCCGCCGGAAGGACGACCTCCTCGCGCGCGAGAAACTCACGCCCGACGAGGCCGCCGAACGCGACCGCCTCCAGGAACTCGTCTCCGAACTCGACTGGTTCGTGAAGGACTACCGCGACCCCGAGAGTCCGACGACGTGGGCGATCGACCAGGCGGCGGACCGCTCGCTGTCGATCAAGCCGATGAACCCCGAGCGCTACCTCTCGCATACGGTCTGGGAGCGGGCGAACCGCTTCGCCCTCCTCTCGGCGACCATCCTGGACAAGGAGGCGTTCTGTCGGGGCGTCGGCCTCGATCCCGACCGGGTCGCGCTCGTGGACGTCGGCCACACGTTTCCCGTCGAGAACCGACCCCTGTTCGACGTGGCGCAGGGGAAGATGACCTACGACGAACGGGACGAAACGCTGCCGAGGATCGCGCGCGTCCTCGTCCGGATCATGGCGAAACACGAGGACGAGAAGGGGATCGTCCACGCCCACTCGTATGCGATTCAGGAGCGACTCGCCGACCTCCTCGCCGATTTCGGCGTCGGCGATCGGGTGCGGACCCACGACCGCGAGGACCGCGACGCCGCGCTCGAAGCGTGGAAGACGAGCGACGGCCAGGACGTGTTTCTGGCGGTGAAGATGGAGGAGGCGCTCGATCTGGAGGGAGATCTCGCACGATGGCAGGTGCTCTGCAAGGCGCCGTATCTCAACACGAACGACTCGCGGGTCGCCCATCGCCTCGAACGCGGCCAGTGGGCGTGGTACCACCGCGCCGCGCTCCGCACCGTGATCCAAGCCTGCGGGCGGGTCGTCCGTTCGCCAGAGGACTACGGCGCGACCTATCTGGCGGATTCGAGCCTGCTCGACCTCTTCGAGCGCACACGGGGGGAGATGCCGCCGTGGTTCGACGCACAGGTCCAGCGGATGAGATCGCCCGACCTACCGCCGTTCGAGGCGAGTACGGGGTCGCGAGGCGATCCACCGACACGGTCGCGGACGGATCGGACGACGCGGACCGCGACGGAGTCGACCCCCTCGACGCGGTCGAACCACCCGCTCAGCGACGTGTGGGGCGACGGCTAG
- a CDS encoding 2Fe-2S iron-sulfur cluster-binding protein, with protein MAVSHEVVLERSDRVETIDVPGTETVLDAAERAGIALPFGCLTGACATCVGRLLAGEVHHSRPPRALKDRHLEAGYVLLCIARPRAPCRIRVGADVQSGLVENPWK; from the coding sequence CTGGCAGTGAGCCACGAGGTCGTCCTCGAACGGTCCGATCGCGTCGAAACGATCGACGTGCCGGGGACCGAGACCGTGCTCGACGCCGCAGAGCGGGCGGGGATCGCCCTCCCCTTTGGCTGTCTGACCGGCGCGTGCGCGACCTGCGTTGGACGACTTCTCGCCGGCGAGGTCCATCACTCCCGGCCGCCGCGGGCGCTCAAGGACCGTCACCTCGAAGCGGGCTACGTGTTGTTGTGTATCGCCCGTCCCCGAGCGCCGTGTCGGATCAGGGTCGGTGCCGACGTCCAGTCGGGGTTGGTAGAGAACCCCTGGAAGTGA
- the htpX gene encoding zinc metalloprotease HtpX translates to MEWKTDWGLRGRMMFTMFLLFALYLVFVGVIAAYFGNMLFALIMLGGFSLVQYFFSDKLTLWSMGAHEVSEEEYPQLHDAVTRLSRQADLPKPTVAVTDSRVPNAFATGRNQKNAVVCVTTGIMSTLDQEELEGVLAHELAHIKNRDMMVMTIASFLSTLAFIVVRWGWLFSGGDSRNQAPVWVAIVVSLLVWVISFLLIRALSRYREYTADRGAAMITGKPSALASALMKISGRMDKVPKEDLREEAEMNAFFIIPINRGFIGRIASTHPPTEKRIERLRDLERELETA, encoded by the coding sequence ATGGAGTGGAAAACGGACTGGGGCCTGCGCGGGCGCATGATGTTCACCATGTTCCTGCTGTTCGCCCTGTATCTCGTGTTCGTCGGGGTCATCGCGGCCTACTTCGGCAACATGCTGTTCGCCCTGATCATGCTCGGCGGGTTCTCGCTGGTGCAGTACTTCTTCAGCGACAAGCTCACCCTCTGGAGCATGGGCGCCCACGAGGTCAGCGAGGAGGAGTACCCCCAGCTGCACGACGCGGTGACGCGCCTCTCGCGGCAGGCCGACCTGCCCAAGCCGACGGTGGCGGTCACCGACTCGCGGGTCCCGAACGCCTTCGCGACGGGTCGCAACCAGAAGAACGCCGTCGTCTGCGTGACGACGGGCATCATGAGCACGCTCGATCAGGAGGAACTCGAGGGCGTGCTGGCCCACGAACTCGCCCACATCAAGAACCGGGACATGATGGTGATGACCATCGCGTCGTTCCTCTCGACGCTCGCGTTCATCGTCGTCCGATGGGGCTGGCTGTTCAGCGGCGGCGACAGCAGGAACCAGGCGCCCGTCTGGGTCGCAATCGTGGTCTCGCTGCTGGTGTGGGTCATTAGCTTCCTGCTGATCCGGGCGCTCTCGCGGTACCGCGAGTACACCGCCGACCGTGGGGCGGCGATGATCACGGGCAAGCCCTCGGCGCTCGCGAGCGCGCTGATGAAGATCTCCGGGCGCATGGACAAGGTGCCAAAGGAGGACCTGCGCGAGGAGGCCGAGATGAACGCCTTCTTCATCATCCCGATCAACAGGGGCTTCATCGGCCGGATCGCGAGCACCCACCCCCCGACCGAGAAGCGCATCGAGCGCCTGCGCGACCTCGAACGCGAACTCGAGACCGCCTGA
- a CDS encoding class I SAM-dependent methyltransferase family protein — protein sequence MNDDPLAAIVSKEEGEETIAALREEGVYDDSRSVREAGEGALALPVVRPPVETDVHEVIHQSDPEPRAPGLEGLLGERGWSDGERSRAPKSWAVIGGVILADFEGCPREGEVGEALLELHGGADTVLAREGIAGEHRVPSVRVVAGTGDTETVHTEHGTRYALDLSKVMFSPGNKRERARMGEVVEAGERVLDMFAGIGYFTLPMARAGACVTAVERNPVAFRYLLENAVLNEVEERIDAYRADCRDVEVQGIDRVVMGYYDASEPRTDGAGYEYLPSALDALRDGGVLHMHEATPEAHLWERPVSRLREAAANAGREVEVLDRRRVKSHSAGVAHVVVDARIGRSD from the coding sequence ATGAACGACGATCCGCTCGCGGCGATCGTCTCGAAGGAGGAGGGAGAGGAGACGATCGCCGCGCTCCGCGAGGAGGGGGTCTACGACGATTCGAGGAGCGTGCGCGAGGCGGGCGAGGGCGCGCTCGCCCTGCCCGTGGTTCGTCCCCCGGTAGAGACCGACGTCCACGAGGTGATCCACCAGTCCGACCCAGAACCGCGCGCGCCCGGACTCGAGGGTCTACTGGGCGAGCGTGGCTGGAGCGACGGGGAACGCTCGCGTGCGCCCAAATCGTGGGCCGTGATCGGGGGCGTGATCCTCGCGGATTTCGAGGGGTGTCCGCGCGAAGGGGAGGTCGGCGAGGCGCTGTTGGAACTCCACGGCGGCGCGGACACGGTCCTCGCCCGCGAGGGGATCGCCGGCGAGCACCGCGTGCCCTCGGTTCGAGTGGTGGCCGGCACCGGCGACACCGAGACGGTCCACACGGAACACGGGACGAGGTACGCGCTCGATCTCTCGAAGGTGATGTTCTCGCCGGGCAACAAGCGAGAGCGCGCGCGGATGGGCGAGGTCGTGGAGGCCGGCGAGCGCGTCCTCGACATGTTCGCCGGGATCGGCTACTTCACCCTGCCGATGGCGCGGGCGGGCGCGTGCGTGACGGCGGTCGAGCGAAACCCCGTCGCGTTCCGGTACCTGCTCGAGAACGCCGTTCTCAACGAGGTCGAGGAGCGTATCGACGCCTACCGGGCGGACTGTCGGGACGTCGAGGTGCAGGGGATCGACCGCGTGGTGATGGGCTACTACGACGCCTCGGAGCCACGCACGGACGGGGCGGGATACGAGTACCTCCCGAGCGCGCTCGACGCGCTGCGCGATGGCGGCGTCCTCCATATGCACGAGGCAACCCCCGAGGCTCACCTGTGGGAGCGCCCCGTCTCGCGGCTCCGCGAAGCGGCCGCAAACGCCGGTCGGGAGGTCGAGGTCCTCGACAGACGTCGGGTGAAAAGCCACAGCGCGGGTGTCGCCCACGTCGTGGTGGACGCGCGGATCGGCCGGAGCGATTAA
- a CDS encoding polysaccharide deacetylase, with translation MGDIDVAIGIDVDCVAGWLGTYSAHDSPSDLTRGLLAGKEGVPRMLQVFENAGIDTSWYVPGHTIETFEEEIGAVADAGHEIGVHGYTHENPTDLTREQEETILAKSIDLVEDLTGERPAGHRASWWEYSENTPELVEEYGFEYDSSLMESDFEPLYMRIGDSWESIDYDKPAETWMHPYEYGQQTDVVEIPISWYRDDVPPMLFMKQPNYNYGYTSPRMVYEELYEAHFDYLYERRGAGVYTLTIHPDVHGRPQMIPLLEEFIEYMDGHDGVEFTTLETVAEKFEEDPTRYESEGEFV, from the coding sequence ATGGGAGACATAGACGTCGCGATCGGGATCGACGTGGACTGCGTCGCGGGGTGGCTCGGTACCTACAGCGCACACGACTCGCCATCGGACCTGACGCGGGGCCTGCTCGCCGGGAAGGAGGGCGTCCCGCGCATGCTACAGGTCTTCGAGAACGCCGGGATCGACACCTCGTGGTACGTCCCGGGCCACACCATCGAGACCTTCGAGGAGGAGATCGGGGCCGTGGCGGACGCCGGCCACGAGATCGGCGTCCACGGCTACACCCACGAGAACCCGACGGACCTCACGCGCGAGCAGGAGGAGACGATCCTCGCGAAGTCGATCGACCTCGTCGAGGACCTCACCGGCGAGCGGCCCGCGGGCCACCGCGCGAGCTGGTGGGAGTACAGCGAGAACACCCCCGAACTCGTCGAGGAGTACGGGTTCGAGTACGACAGCAGCCTGATGGAGAGCGACTTCGAGCCGCTGTACATGCGCATCGGCGACAGCTGGGAGTCGATCGACTACGACAAGCCCGCCGAGACGTGGATGCACCCCTACGAGTACGGCCAGCAAACCGACGTCGTCGAGATCCCCATCTCGTGGTACCGCGACGATGTGCCGCCGATGCTCTTCATGAAACAGCCCAACTACAACTACGGCTACACCAGCCCGCGGATGGTCTACGAGGAGCTCTACGAGGCGCACTTCGACTACCTCTACGAGCGCCGCGGCGCGGGCGTCTACACACTGACGATCCACCCCGACGTCCACGGTCGCCCGCAGATGATCCCGCTTCTGGAGGAGTTCATCGAGTACATGGACGGCCACGACGGCGTCGAGTTCACCACCCTCGAGACGGTCGCCGAGAAGTTCGAGGAGGATCCGACGAGATACGAGAGCGAGGGCGAGTTCGTCTGA
- a CDS encoding 2Fe-2S iron-sulfur cluster-binding protein: MAHEITLEWPGDRVETFSAESNETVLEAAARAGIRLPYDCRSGTCAECVGQVLDGAIEHRRMPRALESDDLAGGYALLCIAVPREDCRIRTGSRIQAELGSSPWG, translated from the coding sequence GTGGCCCACGAGATAACGCTCGAATGGCCCGGTGACCGCGTCGAGACGTTTTCGGCCGAGTCGAACGAAACCGTACTCGAAGCCGCCGCCCGCGCGGGGATCCGCCTCCCCTACGACTGCCGGAGCGGCACCTGTGCCGAATGCGTCGGACAGGTCCTCGACGGAGCGATCGAACACCGGCGGATGCCGCGTGCGCTCGAATCCGACGATCTGGCCGGGGGCTACGCGCTGTTGTGCATCGCCGTTCCGCGCGAGGACTGTCGCATCCGAACCGGTTCGCGCATCCAGGCCGAACTCGGCTCGAGCCCGTGGGGGTAG
- a CDS encoding 60S ribosomal export protein NMD3: MSRSAFCPRCGDPVEGSERPELPGAPAADETGLCDACYFEDFELVSAPEKLTIRVCARCGAVHRGNRWVDVGAEDYTDVAIDAVSESLGVHLDAEDVAWQVEPEQVDQNTIRIHCLFTGVVREEVIEEEVVVPVTISRETCTRCGRIAGSYYASVVQLRARDREPTNEEREAAKEISHAVVAEMEATGDRDAFVTEIDDTADGVDVKVSTTNIGKKISQRLVNRFGGSFSDSETLVTEDEDGNEVYRVTYAVRLPPFTKGDVIDPEDGEGPVLVRSARGTVKGRRLATGERYESSFEEGDSPDARRLGRTDDAQETTLVSVEDDRAVQVLDPETYESKTIPRPDFLDTESGTVSVLKSRAGLHAVPEDGPE; the protein is encoded by the coding sequence ATGAGCCGATCCGCGTTCTGTCCCCGCTGTGGCGATCCCGTCGAGGGCAGCGAGCGCCCGGAGCTACCGGGCGCGCCCGCCGCCGACGAGACGGGGCTGTGTGACGCCTGCTACTTCGAGGACTTCGAACTCGTTTCCGCACCCGAGAAGCTCACTATTCGAGTGTGTGCCCGGTGCGGGGCCGTCCACCGCGGGAACCGCTGGGTCGACGTCGGCGCCGAGGACTACACCGACGTGGCGATCGACGCCGTCAGCGAGTCGCTGGGGGTGCACCTCGACGCCGAGGACGTGGCGTGGCAGGTCGAACCCGAGCAGGTCGACCAGAACACGATCCGGATACACTGTCTGTTTACGGGCGTCGTCCGGGAGGAGGTGATCGAGGAGGAGGTCGTCGTCCCGGTGACGATCTCCCGGGAGACGTGCACGCGCTGTGGCCGGATCGCGGGCAGCTACTACGCGAGCGTCGTCCAGCTTCGAGCGCGGGATCGGGAGCCCACGAACGAGGAACGCGAGGCGGCGAAGGAGATCTCCCACGCCGTGGTCGCGGAGATGGAGGCGACGGGGGATCGAGACGCGTTCGTCACCGAGATCGACGACACCGCCGACGGCGTCGACGTGAAGGTGTCGACCACGAACATCGGCAAGAAGATCTCCCAGCGACTCGTGAACCGGTTCGGCGGCTCTTTCAGCGATTCGGAGACGCTCGTCACCGAGGACGAGGACGGCAACGAGGTGTACAGGGTCACCTACGCGGTGCGACTGCCGCCGTTCACCAAAGGGGACGTCATCGACCCCGAGGACGGCGAGGGGCCGGTGCTGGTCAGGAGCGCGCGAGGGACCGTCAAGGGCCGGCGCCTCGCGACCGGCGAGCGCTACGAGTCGAGTTTCGAGGAGGGCGATTCGCCCGACGCCCGCCGGCTCGGTCGGACCGACGACGCCCAAGAGACCACGCTCGTGAGCGTCGAGGACGACCGCGCAGTGCAGGTGCTCGACCCCGAGACCTACGAGTCGAAGACGATCCCGCGACCCGACTTCCTCGACACCGAGTCGGGGACCGTCTCGGTGCTCAAGAGCCGCGCCGGCCTGCACGCCGTCCCCGAGGACGGGCCGGAATGA